A segment of the Nitrospirota bacterium genome:
AAGTTAAGGACGATCTCTCGAAATATCTGCGCCTGGCGGCAAAGGAGGAAGTTGTTATCACGCGTCACGGAAAGCCTGCCGGGGTTCTGATCGGATTTGAATCAGAGGACGACTGGTTTGATTTTCGACTTGAAAACGACCCGAGATTCCATGAGAGGATTGCCAAAGCCCGGGAAAGCTTGCGCGCGGGCCGCGGCGTCCGCTTGGAAGACTTAAAGGAATGACGTCAGCTCGATTGGCTGCCGGTGGCGAGAGCAAGAGGAAT
Coding sequences within it:
- a CDS encoding type II toxin-antitoxin system Phd/YefM family antitoxin, whose translation is MKKIALSEVKDDLSKYLRLAAKEEVVITRHGKPAGVLIGFESEDDWFDFRLENDPRFHERIAKARESLRAGRGVRLEDLKE